The genomic DNA AGTACAGACCGCAGACTCCAGACACTAGACACTAGACATATAAGTCTTTAATTCTTCGTGTCACTCCAAATTAAAATCCTGGATCCTGGTATGGATGGGACCGACTGGAGCAGATGTTGCAGTTGCAGTACCGctagatataaaatatatgtatatatatatataagtgtgTATGTACATGTGGATGTTGGGTGTATGTAGAAAAAGTCATATGAACTTGAGTACTTACACTTGTTTTTACGCATTGCTGTCTGctgtgtaaataaaatattatgaggAAGAATATCTGGATATTGAGCTCATCCAGGCTCTGCTCTGCTCGTTGACTGGCCTGGGCGAGCTGGTAATTGATGACAATGGCCGctgtaaatttattgatcCATTTGCTAATGTAATTTCTTGGATTTACACTTtggagaattttttgtcatcaaTCATctgtttttacttttaaatattcactcttttttagatttatcagaccactttttttttgtgagactgaagttagctgacgtctgataatttttgaatttttttttaagcggtaaattattttttaaaattgcactgagtttttttaatttcctacatgtgcatatttttttttttaaattgaggtattaaaaaagaattcgaaaatttttaactgtcttctaacttcaaatttttttttaaataatcgaatttaaattaataatttttttggcgcgaaaactcatgatatttttttttatttatttaaacaccggtaattttattattttcaattgcatatttatatacagttcattttcatatttatcatatatgagttgtgatatttattgattgtgATATTTatcttatcaataaatatcacaatagtatatattttatatattatatgtaatttaaatcacGCAAGTATTTTActgtcaaaaataattttgaaaattttcaaatattttttattcgagaaaattttagttgattcgatttattgataaatagcAGCGtagaattaaatattcaaattcgacatttttttattattccagAATTTCAAACcgttggtaaaaaaaatatcagtaattaaaaaaattccaagtaattttaaatatttatttaattaaaaaaaaattattattgattggtaataaaattatccaacagtaataaaaatatttaatttaattggcCGACGTGTCAACTGAAGTTGCTGATGCGCTAGAAGAGGTTAGAGACTGGagtataaatgtaaatataacctacaatatttatatatttatgacaaAATAAATTCCATTTATTCAACCAAAATATCACACAGAAATAAAATACCAAGATGTCATGGATGCGGGAGAACACTTTGAACTGTTTGCAATCATGTGCAGTGAAAGTTATCAAAAGTGGACACGTACCTCGACATGTTGCTTTTATAATGGACGGGAACAGGCGATACGCaagtaagaaaaattacaacaGTTTTATCCAAGGCCACACTGAAGGGTTTGATAAATTAGCGGAAACTCTGCAGTGGTGTCTGGATCTTGGAGTGAAGGAAGTGACAGTCTACGCATTCAGCATCGAGAACTTCAAGCGAAGCAAAGAGGAAGTGGACGAGCTGATGACGTTGGCTGAGAACAAGTTCCAGAAGCTGCTGGACGAGCGGGAGAAACTTATGGAGCATGGGGTCAGGATTTGCGTCATTGGAAACCTGACCCTGATACCGGAGAACGTGAGGAAGCTCATGGACGAAGCAGTATTAATTACCAAAGACAATTCCAAGGCTCTGCTGAACGTCGCCTTTGCATACACGTCCAGGGATGAAATCGTCGAAACCATAAAAGTGATGGCAGAAAAAGTTTCCAGCAGCCAAGTGCTTCCTGATGACATTGATGAGAAATTATTTTCGGAGCACATGTACACCAGACAGTCCTCCGATCCTGATTTAATCATTCGTACCTCGGGTGAAGTGAGATTCAGTGACTTTCTTCTCTGGCAGTTTAGTTActcgtatatatatttttctaaatcgTTTTGGCCTGAGTTTAATATATGGGATTTTTTGACTGcgattttttattaccagCGAAACGCTGATGAGTTACAAAGACTTCGATGTTACG from Microplitis mediator isolate UGA2020A chromosome 7, iyMicMedi2.1, whole genome shotgun sequence includes the following:
- the LOC130672055 gene encoding dehydrodolichyl diphosphate synthase complex subunit DHDDS, coding for MSWMRENTLNCLQSCAVKVIKSGHVPRHVAFIMDGNRRYASKKNYNSFIQGHTEGFDKLAETLQWCLDLGVKEVTVYAFSIENFKRSKEEVDELMTLAENKFQKLLDEREKLMEHGVRICVIGNLTLIPENVRKLMDEAVLITKDNSKALLNVAFAYTSRDEIVETIKVMAEKVSSSQVLPDDIDEKLFSEHMYTRQSSDPDLIIRTSGEVRFSDFLLWQFSYSYIYFSKSFWPEFNIWDFLTAIFYYQRNADELQRLRCYGETENKV